The Streptomyces sp. NBC_00224 genome has a window encoding:
- a CDS encoding nucleoside deaminase, translating into MEPAAARALLPVAIQEARAGLAEGGIPIGAALYGADGRLLGRGHNRRVQDDDPSMHAETAAFRAAGRLRTYRGTTMVTTLSPCWYCSGLVRQFGISRVVIGEAATFGGGREWLGGCGVEIVVVDDDECRSLIREFVAANPELWGEDIGVDVGEG; encoded by the coding sequence ATGGAACCGGCGGCAGCACGTGCCCTGCTCCCCGTAGCGATCCAGGAGGCGCGAGCCGGGCTGGCCGAGGGAGGCATCCCGATCGGCGCCGCGCTCTACGGCGCGGACGGCCGCCTCCTGGGCCGCGGCCACAACCGCCGCGTCCAGGACGACGACCCGTCGATGCACGCGGAGACGGCGGCGTTCCGCGCGGCGGGCCGCCTGCGCACATACCGCGGCACGACGATGGTGACGACCCTGTCCCCCTGCTGGTACTGCAGCGGCCTGGTCCGCCAGTTCGGCATCTCCCGGGTGGTGATCGGGGAGGCGGCCACGTTCGGGGGTGGACGTGAGTGGCTGGGGGGGTGCGGGGTGGAGATCGTGGTGGTGGACGACGATGAATGCCGGTCGCTGATACGGGAGTTCGTGGCGGCGAATCCGGAGCTGTGGGGGGAGGACATCGGGGTGGACGTCGGGGAGGGGTGA
- a CDS encoding serine hydrolase domain-containing protein has protein sequence MRRTPSRRLFAAALLVASVLAPTTATPAIAEHGVGVERHGDLGSELTARLDKAIENVRKQAGIPGVVVGLWMPGKGKYVRATGVANTATGRPMTTDLFTRIGSETKTFTVTALLKLVDDGRIRLDDPISKYIRGVPNGRRITLRHLAEMRSGLFSYTDDPDFQHDLLSDPYRRFTPHEVLAYGFKHKNTFAPGAQFQYSNSNLVLLGLVIEKVSGRHVEDFIHERVLRPAHLDDTLFPSGEEYPRPHARGYTNQTLSGAVEDSTDWNPSWAWSAGAMISTFQDLHRWAKIVATGTLLTPETQRQRLKTLPTGHPGTTYGLGILKTGGWIGHNGSIPGYESVTVYLPSQKATLVVLLNTDITYQGQEPSSLVARAITQIVTPQNVYDRPVPPR, from the coding sequence ATGCGACGTACTCCCTCCCGACGTCTGTTCGCCGCCGCGCTGCTGGTGGCGTCGGTACTGGCCCCGACGACAGCGACACCTGCCATCGCCGAACACGGCGTGGGCGTTGAGCGGCACGGCGACCTGGGCTCCGAGCTGACCGCCCGGCTGGACAAGGCGATCGAGAACGTCCGCAAGCAGGCAGGCATCCCGGGGGTCGTGGTCGGCCTGTGGATGCCGGGCAAGGGAAAGTACGTACGGGCGACGGGGGTTGCCAACACCGCCACCGGCAGGCCGATGACGACCGACCTGTTCACGCGGATCGGCAGCGAGACGAAGACGTTCACGGTGACGGCGCTGCTCAAGCTGGTGGACGACGGCCGGATCCGCCTGGACGACCCGATCTCCAAGTACATCCGAGGCGTACCGAATGGCCGCCGGATCACCCTGCGCCACCTGGCCGAGATGCGCAGCGGCCTGTTCTCGTACACCGACGACCCGGACTTCCAGCACGACCTGCTGAGCGACCCGTACCGCAGGTTCACCCCGCACGAGGTCCTCGCGTACGGCTTCAAGCACAAGAACACGTTCGCGCCGGGCGCGCAGTTCCAGTACTCCAACAGCAACCTGGTCCTGCTGGGCCTGGTGATCGAGAAGGTCAGTGGCCGGCACGTCGAGGACTTCATCCACGAGCGGGTACTGCGCCCGGCACACCTCGACGACACGCTGTTCCCCAGCGGCGAGGAGTACCCCCGGCCGCACGCGCGCGGCTACACCAACCAGACGCTGAGCGGCGCGGTGGAGGACTCCACCGACTGGAACCCCAGCTGGGCCTGGTCAGCGGGCGCCATGATCTCGACCTTCCAGGACCTCCACCGCTGGGCGAAGATCGTCGCCACGGGAACGCTACTCACCCCCGAAACACAACGCCAGCGCCTCAAGACCCTCCCGACGGGCCACCCCGGCACGACCTACGGCCTCGGCATCCTCAAGACCGGCGGCTGGATCGGCCACAACGGCTCCATCCCCGGCTACGAGAGCGTGACGGTCTACCTGCCGTCCCAGAAGGCGACACTGGTGGTGCTGCTCAACACGGACATCACCTACCAGGGCCAGGAGCCGTCGTCGCTGGTGGCGCGGGCGATTACGCAGATCGTGACGCCGCAGAATGTGTATGACCGGCCGGTGCCGCCGCGGTAG
- a CDS encoding ATP-binding protein has protein sequence MDEYMSGAGEHARVWGLICPGSLEEVGRARRWARDVLSGHPCVDEAELVVSELGTNALTHTASDSFRVMLAITEHLLTVAVTDCGGTRDEPTASEADADSTHGRGLSIVMALACHLTVTGGEAGRTVTAALQPPARGAYSC, from the coding sequence ATGGACGAGTATATGAGTGGCGCAGGGGAACATGCTCGGGTCTGGGGTTTGATCTGCCCCGGCTCCCTGGAGGAAGTGGGCCGCGCGCGGCGCTGGGCGCGTGACGTGTTGAGTGGCCATCCCTGCGTGGACGAAGCCGAGTTAGTCGTGAGCGAGCTCGGCACCAACGCCCTCACGCACACGGCAAGCGACTCGTTCCGCGTCATGCTCGCCATCACGGAGCACCTGCTGACCGTCGCCGTCACCGACTGCGGCGGGACTCGGGACGAGCCCACGGCGAGCGAGGCGGACGCGGATTCGACCCATGGCCGTGGGCTCAGCATCGTGATGGCTCTCGCCTGCCACCTCACCGTCACTGGCGGCGAAGCCGGACGCACGGTGACGGCAGCGCTTCAGCCCCCGGCGCGGGGTGCGTACTCGTGCTGA
- a CDS encoding NUDIX hydrolase has translation MSVAGVIVDDEGRALLIERRDNGKWEPPGGVLERDETIPDALQREVLEETGIKIALPATLTGVYKNMTGLIVSLVFRCEAIDGAPTVGDETRALRWVTREEVVALADEAYAIRVLDALDNTTPPAIRAHDGVRLV, from the coding sequence GTGAGTGTCGCCGGGGTCATCGTCGACGACGAGGGCCGGGCGCTGCTGATCGAACGGCGGGACAACGGCAAGTGGGAGCCTCCCGGCGGCGTACTGGAACGGGACGAGACCATCCCCGACGCCCTGCAGCGTGAGGTCCTCGAAGAGACCGGTATCAAGATTGCCCTCCCGGCGACCCTGACCGGCGTCTACAAGAACATGACCGGCCTGATCGTCTCCCTGGTCTTCCGCTGCGAGGCCATAGACGGCGCTCCCACTGTCGGCGACGAGACCCGGGCGCTGCGCTGGGTCACCCGGGAAGAGGTCGTCGCCCTCGCCGACGAGGCGTACGCGATCCGCGTCCTGGACGCGCTCGACAACACCACCCCACCGGCCATTCGCGCCCACGACGGCGTTCGACTCGTCTAG
- a CDS encoding GntR family transcriptional regulator, producing the protein MAPSQPPVLLGALDPTSDRAVFRQIADRLREAIDKGRFREGDKLPSETELVDHYGVSRMTVRNALSILQGEGLAVSEHGRGVFVRPRPPVRRLASDRFARRHREEGKPAFTVEAEAAGVHSEVDSLEVTEQKPPADIAGRLGSPRKVLARRRRYLLDGRPVEYATSYIPLDIAQGTRITDPNPGPGGIYARLEENGHRLAHFDEEIRARMPSPTEVRVLQLTTGVPVIHLIRTAYDTEGRAVEVCDTLMAADAFVLAYQLPAM; encoded by the coding sequence ATGGCGCCGTCTCAACCACCCGTTCTACTGGGCGCGTTGGATCCGACCAGCGACCGTGCCGTCTTCCGGCAGATCGCGGACCGGCTCAGGGAGGCGATCGACAAGGGCCGCTTCCGCGAGGGCGACAAGCTCCCGTCCGAGACGGAGCTGGTCGATCACTACGGCGTCTCGCGCATGACGGTCCGCAACGCCCTCTCCATCCTCCAGGGCGAGGGGCTCGCGGTCTCCGAACACGGCAGGGGAGTCTTCGTACGCCCGCGCCCACCGGTCCGCCGCCTCGCCTCCGACCGGTTCGCACGCCGCCACCGCGAGGAGGGCAAACCCGCGTTCACGGTGGAGGCCGAAGCGGCGGGCGTCCACTCCGAGGTGGACAGCCTGGAGGTGACCGAGCAGAAGCCGCCGGCGGACATCGCTGGTCGCCTCGGCTCGCCCCGAAAGGTCCTCGCCCGGCGCCGCCGCTACCTCCTCGACGGCCGCCCGGTGGAGTACGCGACGTCGTACATCCCCCTGGACATCGCCCAAGGCACCCGGATCACCGACCCGAACCCCGGCCCCGGCGGCATCTACGCCCGCCTGGAGGAAAACGGCCACCGCCTGGCCCACTTCGACGAGGAGATCCGGGCCCGCATGCCCTCGCCGACCGAGGTACGCGTGCTGCAACTGACCACCGGCGTCCCGGTCATCCACCTGATCCGCACGGCGTACGACACGGAGGGCAGGGCGGTCGAGGTCTGCGACACGCTTATGGCGGCTGATGCTTTCGTGTTGGCTTATCAGCTTCCGGCTATGTGA
- a CDS encoding phosphotransferase family protein: MISGDGSIQDGATEFTAETVGAVFEEACRQADLEPSGAELLRLGSNAVYQLTSAPVVVRIARDPDTLGEMKRVLRLARWLETESFPATRVWGGATAPLVVAGRVVTFWESAQDREEYGTVGELANLLRRLHWLEEPESLRLPYFDPFAKLAGSLRRLDGVSGVSEEDRDFLGERAQRLQKEYDRLDFVLPFGMIHGDANVGNVLRRWDGSVVLIDLDGFALAPREWDLVLTAMYYERYGWHTREEYREFVYRYGFDLMNWPGYSVLADVRELMMVAWLGQQVATSAKSAGEFARRVQSLRTGEGRREWKPF, from the coding sequence ATGATCTCGGGTGACGGCAGCATCCAGGATGGCGCGACGGAGTTCACGGCGGAGACGGTCGGTGCCGTATTCGAAGAGGCTTGTCGTCAGGCCGACTTGGAGCCATCCGGCGCTGAGTTGCTGCGGCTGGGGTCGAACGCGGTCTACCAGCTGACGAGCGCCCCCGTGGTCGTCCGAATAGCCCGGGACCCGGACACCCTGGGCGAGATGAAGCGGGTCTTGCGCCTCGCCCGCTGGCTGGAGACGGAGAGCTTCCCTGCGACGCGGGTGTGGGGTGGTGCCACGGCCCCGCTCGTGGTCGCTGGCCGAGTGGTGACGTTCTGGGAGAGTGCGCAGGATCGAGAGGAGTACGGGACGGTCGGGGAGCTGGCCAACCTGCTGCGGCGGCTGCACTGGCTGGAGGAACCGGAATCGCTGAGGCTGCCGTACTTCGATCCGTTCGCGAAGCTGGCGGGCTCGCTGCGCCGGTTGGACGGTGTGAGCGGCGTATCCGAGGAGGACCGGGACTTTCTGGGGGAGCGGGCCCAGAGGCTCCAAAAGGAGTACGACCGCCTGGACTTCGTCCTCCCCTTCGGAATGATCCACGGGGACGCGAACGTCGGCAATGTGCTCCGGCGCTGGGACGGTTCGGTCGTCCTGATCGACCTCGACGGCTTCGCTCTGGCTCCGCGTGAATGGGATCTCGTGCTCACGGCGATGTACTACGAGCGGTACGGCTGGCACACGCGCGAGGAGTACCGGGAGTTCGTCTACCGCTACGGCTTCGACCTGATGAACTGGCCCGGGTACTCCGTGCTCGCGGACGTGCGCGAGCTGATGATGGTGGCGTGGCTGGGTCAGCAGGTGGCGACAAGTGCCAAGTCCGCGGGTGAGTTCGCACGCCGGGTGCAGTCGCTCCGGACGGGGGAAGGGCGACGGGAGTGGAAGCCCTTCTGA
- a CDS encoding bifunctional DNA primase/polymerase, whose protein sequence is MTKRGVGWLSAAAEEPTVCRAVWREDPRLPYLLPTGRLFDVVVVPQRVGLEVFDQLVRRQMPVGPVMTDRRAQQVGFFLNSEWRKPFEDFVCRETDSPPEYKYLDNGSYVVVPGPIPLAGDRYEWLRAPLRRPEANPQRPAALAVMLVAAADLVARVDHYGERYPTPAAVANKVLEEAGPDAQ, encoded by the coding sequence ATGACCAAGAGGGGCGTCGGGTGGCTATCGGCTGCGGCGGAGGAGCCGACCGTATGCCGGGCGGTGTGGCGGGAGGACCCGCGGCTTCCCTACCTTCTGCCCACCGGGCGTCTCTTCGACGTCGTGGTGGTTCCCCAGCGGGTCGGTCTTGAGGTCTTCGATCAACTGGTGCGTCGACAGATGCCGGTCGGGCCAGTCATGACCGACCGCAGGGCTCAGCAGGTGGGCTTCTTCCTCAACTCCGAATGGAGGAAGCCGTTTGAGGACTTCGTGTGCCGGGAGACAGACAGTCCGCCCGAGTACAAGTACCTCGACAACGGTTCATACGTGGTCGTGCCCGGCCCGATTCCGCTGGCGGGAGATCGGTACGAATGGCTCCGCGCGCCCCTCCGCCGGCCGGAAGCCAACCCGCAGCGCCCGGCCGCGCTGGCGGTCATGCTCGTCGCGGCGGCTGACCTGGTCGCTCGGGTCGACCACTACGGCGAGCGGTACCCGACACCTGCGGCCGTGGCGAACAAGGTCCTGGAGGAGGCTGGGCCCGATGCGCAGTGA